The following nucleotide sequence is from Kineobactrum salinum.
GGCCTCATTGCCTCTGGAGCAGGTCAAATGGGTGCTGCGTGCACTGCCGCAGCACGATATCGGCGTGACCCATGAGGATCCGCGCCTGCTCATTATCAACGGCCTGCGCAGCCCGGGTTATCGCGGTCGCATCGCTGTAGCCAGCCATAGTGAGCACGATGTCGAGGTGCTGCGGACAAAGGGTGCCGACCTGGTGCTGGCACCGTTCACCGACGCGGCGGAGCGCGCCGTGGCCAGGTTACTGGAGCCGACGCCGGGCTGAGCCTTTTATTGCGCCGGGCATAATTCTATACTCCCGGCTCGGATCACCGCACAGGCAAACCGGCGAGGACAAACCGTTTGGCAGATGACACAGATAAGCGCGACCCGGAAACAGGGGCTGCCGGAGCCGGTGACCGCGCCGATGACGACGCCACCGAAATCAATCCGGAGGGGGAATACACCGAATTTCGCTCGGCCACCCAGACCTCGGCCGGGTTCGACCATGCCCGGCAGTTGGCGCGCAAGGCGCACGGCGACAGTGGCCGCCTGCTGAAGAAGCGCTTCGTGCTGGAGGACGTGCTGGGGGAGGGTGGCATGGGCCTGGTCTACAAGGCCCGCGATCTGCGCAAGGTGGAGGCCGAGGACCGCAATCCCTACATTGCCGTCAAAGTCCTGGGGCAGAATTTCAAGGATCATCCCCAGGCGTTTGTCTCACTGCAGCAGGAGGCAGTGAAGTCGCAGAAGCTGGCCCACCCCAATATTGTCACCGTGCACGATTTCGACCGCGATGGGGACACCATCTTCATGACCATGGAGTTGCTCAAGGGCGATCCCCTGGACAGTCTGCTGCGGCTGGAAGCGCCGTTCAGCAAGGAAGTGGCGCTACGTTACTTCAACGATCTCTGCGCCGGCCTGGACTATGCCCACAAGCGCGGCCTGATCCATTCGGATTTCAAGCCCGGCAATATCTTCGTCACCACCGGTGGTACCGTCAAGATACTCGACTTCGGGATCGCCCGCGCTGCCAGCAAGGGTGCCCTCAGCCATGATTACGATGCGGGCGAACTGGGCGCGCTAACCCCGCCTATGCCACCGTCGAAATGGTTAACGGCGAACCCCCAAGCTTCAGCGACGACATCTATGCGCTGGCCTGTGTGCTTTATATCATGCTCACCGGCGAACATCCCTACGACCGCAAGAGTGCAGCAGACGCGAAGGCCGCAAACCTGAAGCCGGTCCGCCCGACTGCCTGAATACCCGCGAGTGGCAGGCCTTGAGCACGGCCCTGAGCACCGACAGGCACAAGCGCCCCGCGACCATCGTCGCGTTCCGGGACGCTTTGCTGCCACCCAAACGCAGTGGCGGCAGGAAGAGTCTGGCCGCCGTGCTGCTGGTGCTGGTAGTGGCCGGCGCCTGGTTTGGCTACCAGCAGTACCAGGGCGGACTGGAGCAGCAACGGGTTGTAGACAGCCGGCTGCAGACGGGACAGGACTGTTTCTACAGCCAGGATTTCAAGTGTGCGATAGAGAACGCGCTGGTGGTCAGGAGTCTGGCGCCCCAGAATGCCAAGGCCGCGAAGTTGTTGAACGCCGCCGAAGAGGCCCAGGCCGAGGCGCAACAGGAGCAGTTGGTCAACGAGCGCATGCAAGCCGCCGAAACCTGTTTCGAGGCGGAGGATTTCGACTGTGCCCGTTCTCGGCTGCGTACCCTGCTGGATCTGGTGCCGGGGCAGGCCCAGGCAATCCTGATGCTACAGCGGGTGGAGCAGGCGAGCGCCCGGCAATTGATTACCACGACGCTGGAGCGGGCCCAGGACTGTGTTGACGCCGCCGATATCGACTGCGCGCGGCAGGCGCTGGCCGCGGCCCAGGAGGCCGGCGCCCAGCCGGGGGATCTGTATCCCGTTCAGAGCCAGGTCGACGAAATGGCTCTGGAATTGATGGCTGCGGCCCGCGACCGGGAGGCGCGTATCGGACTGCTGTTGGAGGAGGGCCGCTCCTGCCTGCAACTGAATGACTTTGCCTGTGTGGAAGACCGGGTCGTGGCCGTCCTGGAGCAGGACAGTGGGAACAGCGCCGCCGCCGAACTGCGCCAGGCCGTGGCGGCCGCCCGTGAGCAGCTGCGCTTCCGCGAGCAGACGGTGGCCGGTTTCCTGCAGGAGGCCGAGGACTGTTTCCAGCGCAAGAACTACAGCTGTACAATCGCCAAATCGGAATCCGCACTGGCTATTATTCCGCGGCATGCCGCCGCGAGTGCGATGATAGAACGGGCAGATCAGGCCCAGAAACAGGCGAAAATGAATATTTCCATAGAATAGGCTATGGTGTTGTCAGGCGGCCCCGGCGGGCCGGCCGGGGGAGATTGCAATGAAAAAAATAGCGTCAGCGGCAGTGCTGGCGGCCTTTGCCGCCAGTTCCAGCCAGGCCAGCTTCTTCAAGGATCTGGTGGACTCCGTACAGAAAACCGCGGAAGACACCGCCAGGCAGGTGGTGATCGATACCACCGCCCAGATGGTGCGCGACATGATCATCGGCTACACCACGGTGCAGACCAAGACCGACAAGGAAGTGGCCGATGAGTACGCCCGCGACAACGACGGCAATTTGCCGGTGAACACCCGGTTGTCTTCCTACCGCACGGAAATCCAGCCGGGTACTGCGGTCAGCCCGGGTACCGAGGTGCGGGTGAAATCCTGGATCGAGGTGATACCGGGTACCAGCGGCGACAGGGCCCGCATCGAAGAGCGCCTGACTATCTGGGACAACGATGACAACACCATTGCCCTGAAAAGCATGACCAAGCAGGCTGGCAAGAAATCGGGCAAGGGCGGCGCCTTCAATGGTGAATTCAGTTTCACGCTGCCCGAAGGCCTGCCCCAGGGGTATATCCGATCAGCACGGACCTGATGCTCAATGGCGAGCAGGTTGGCGACCAGAAGCACGGCCTGCAACTGGTTCTGTGGCTGGACGGCCAGGGCGGGGCGTTACTGGTCCGTCGGTAGGGCGCCCGCTAGCGCGCCCCGGGCAGCGCGAAGCGCTGGCGCAGAAAGCGCGCGATGCCATCCTCGTCGTGATGGCCGATCACGGCGCTGGCCGCCGCCTTGATCTCGTTCCTGGCATTCTCGGGGGCGTAGCACTCATCGGCCAGCTCGAACATGCTCAGGTCATTGTCGCTGTCACCAAAACACAGAACCTTGCTCACGCCCAGCTGTTCCCGCAGCAGGGTTACGGCGCTGCCCTTGCTGGCGTCGCTGTGGTGGATGTCTATCCACTTCAGCTGGGCGCCTTCCAGGGCGGTGCCGCTGTAGGCCACCAGTCCCTGTTCTGGAGCCACCTTCAGCGCAATTGCATCGATAAGCTCCGCCGGCCCCAGCGCACTGATATTGGCGATATCCATGTCGGCGGGCATCTGCTCTGCCGGCAGCACCGCCAGGTCGGCGCGGGTGCCGAATTCTCCAGCCAGCCGCCGCTCCACATCACTGCGTAGCGGGGTATGGTAGATCGCATGCTGGCCATCGGGGCCCAGCGCGAAAATAAACGGCGTCAGTTGCTGCGCCATCACGGCCTCCAGCACATGCTGGATCTCGGTCTGGGTGAGAAAACGGGTGTGGCTGTAACTGGTCGCCTGCGGGCACCAGATCATTACTCCGTTCTTGTATATCTGGGGCAACTGGAAGCCGTGCCCGTGCAGGATGTCACGCGCCGCATGCAGGGTGCGGCCGGTGGCGACAGTATAGGCGATGCCCCGTTGTGCCAGCAGTCGCAGCGTGTCACGGGTATAGGGGCTGATCCGCGAGCCGCTGTCGAGCAGGGTGCCGTCGAGGTCAAAAACTACCAGTTCCAAGGTCTCTCCAGGGTCTTGCGGGATATACCATGTCAGTGATCAAGGATAACCAGCTGGCTGACCGGGGTCGAGCGCAGTCACCGGTCGGTTGGCTATAGTTGGCCCGTGCGCAGGCCAGCCAGGGGCCGCGGAACTTACTGGTTACCGACCAATTCCCGCCGCAGACCTTCGAGCTCGGTCTCACTCCAGTCGGGCCCGGCGGGCAGGTTGCCCCATACCGGTTGCGGCCAGCAGGGGTCATTTTCGTGCCGGCCCACCAGGTGCAGGTGCAATTGGGGCACGACGTTGCCCAGTGCGGCGAAGTTGACTTTGGGATAGCCCAGCGACTGCTTGAGATAGACTGCCAGCCGCTGGCACTCGGCCAGCACCTGCTGCAGCATGGCCGGGGGCAGGTCCAGCAGGTCCTGTTCGGAGCTGTTCGGCACCAGGATCAGCCAGTGCAGTGCGGCATTGCGGGCCAGCAGCAGCGTACCACCGGGCGTCTCGCCCAGCAGGTGGCAGTCCGCCAGCAGTTGCGGGTGCAGTTCAGGCATTGGACAGTTGTCCGGCGCAGGCGGTTGCCTGGTATTGTAGAGAGTGTTGACGGAATCTGTACACGCTGAGCTCCGCTGCTGTGGGTGTGATTGGCCGCACAGTTTAGCGGTTGGCGCCGGTCCGCGGAACCCGCTTGTGAGGTTGCGGTTGACAGCGTTGACCGGGCGTCAGTAGTGTGCGAAAACACTCCCGAAGGCCGCGTTGGCCAGGGGCGTCCAGACGGGAGAGCAATGCATGAGCCAGGAAATCCTCCAGTTAACCGCGACCGAATTGTTGCGGAAATATAGCCAGGCGAAGCTGTCGCCGGTGGAGGTGACCCGGGCGCTGTTCCAGCAGTTGCAGCGACTCAACGGTGAGCTGAATGCATTCTGCCTGGTGGACGAAGATACCACGCTGCGCTATGCCCAGGAGTCCGAGCAGCGCTATCACAGCAAGCAGACCAGGGGCTGGGTGGACGGCGTGCCCGTGGCAATCAAGGACCTGTTCCTGACTCCGATGTGGCCCACTCTCAGGGGCTCGAAAACCGTGGACGGCGCCAGCACCCTGGGCAAGTCGGCGCCGGCCGTGGCCGCGCTGGACCGGCACGGTTATATTCCGCTGGGCAAGACGACGACGCCCGAGTATGGCTGGAAAGGCGTTACCGACAGCCCGCTGCAGGGTGCTACCTGTAATCCCTGGAACCAGGAGCGTACCGCTGGTGGTTCCAGCGGTGGCTCGGCGGCAGCGCTGGCGGCGGGCATGGCGCCGGTGGCGCTGGGCACTGATGCCGGTGGCTCCATCCGGATTCCGGCGGCCTTTTGCGGCGTGGTCGGCTTCAAGCCGTCGCTGGGCGAGGTACCGCACTGGCCTCCCAGCCCATTTGGCAGCCTCGCCCACGCTGGGCCGATGGCCCGCAGTGTGGAGGATTGCGCGCTGCTGATGAACGTGCTGAGCGAGCCGGACCACCGCGACGTGAGCGCAGTACCTCGCCGCAAGATCGATTACCTGGCCGCGCTGGGCGATGGCGTCAAGGGCATGAAGATCGCGTTCAGCGCCAATTTGGGTCATGTGGACGTGTTGCCGGAAGTCGAGCAGGCTCTGGCCGGGGTGGCACGTGCGCTGGGTGAGCTGGGTGCGTCGGTGGTGGAGGTGGACCCCAGCTTCAGCGATCCACTGGGAGCCTTCGGACACCTGTTCTACAGCGGTGCGGCCAATGCCATACGTGACCTGGGCGAGAAGAAGCGGGAGCTGATGGATCCGCAACTGGTTGCGGTGGCCCGCAAGGCGGCGCGCCTGTCGATGCTGGAATACCTGGCGGCCAACAATGAGCGCACCGCACTGGGCGAACGCATGGCACAATTCCACCAGAAATATGACCTGCTGCTGACGCCGACGCTGCCGTTTACCGCATTCGGCATCAATCGGGAAGTTCCCGAGGACTGGCCCAGTACCCGCTGGCCGACCTGGACGCCCTTTACCTACCCGTTCAACATGACGGGACAGCCCGCGCTGTCGGTACCCTGCGGTTTTTGCTCGGAGGGTTTGCCAATAGGCATGCAGCTGGTCGGGGCGAGATTCAATGACAGCACGGTGCTGCGGGCAGGGCATGCTTACCAGCAATTGATGCCCACGGCCCAATGGCGGCCGCCCTGTTTTGCCGACCCACAGGAGTAGCTGATGGCTGATCTCGATATCGATTTCTACGAGTCGGAAGACCCGATCTGGAACCCGGCATTGCTGGCAATTCCGATGCCCGGCATCCGCAAGATGGTGAACCTGGCCTCGACCATGAACGACGTGATCCACCTCTCCATCGGCCAGCCGGATCTGCCGGCGCCCACCCATGTGGTCGAGGCAACCGTCGACGCGCTGCGGGCCGGACAGACCGGCTACACCATGGACGCGGGTCTGCCCGAACTGCTGGAGGAACTGGCGGCTTACTATGGCAATCGTTACCAGCGCAGTCTGTTGCCGGAAAACATTCTGGTGACGACGGGGGCCACCGAGGCTATTTACCTGGCGCTGACCTCCACCTCCGCGCCCGGGCGGGAGTTCATCGTGCCGGATCCCTGCTTCATGCTCTA
It contains:
- a CDS encoding amidase; the encoded protein is MSQEILQLTATELLRKYSQAKLSPVEVTRALFQQLQRLNGELNAFCLVDEDTTLRYAQESEQRYHSKQTRGWVDGVPVAIKDLFLTPMWPTLRGSKTVDGASTLGKSAPAVAALDRHGYIPLGKTTTPEYGWKGVTDSPLQGATCNPWNQERTAGGSSGGSAAALAAGMAPVALGTDAGGSIRIPAAFCGVVGFKPSLGEVPHWPPSPFGSLAHAGPMARSVEDCALLMNVLSEPDHRDVSAVPRRKIDYLAALGDGVKGMKIAFSANLGHVDVLPEVEQALAGVARALGELGASVVEVDPSFSDPLGAFGHLFYSGAANAIRDLGEKKRELMDPQLVAVARKAARLSMLEYLAANNERTALGERMAQFHQKYDLLLTPTLPFTAFGINREVPEDWPSTRWPTWTPFTYPFNMTGQPALSVPCGFCSEGLPIGMQLVGARFNDSTVLRAGHAYQQLMPTAQWRPPCFADPQE
- a CDS encoding serine/threonine-protein kinase, whose product is MADDTDKRDPETGAAGAGDRADDDATEINPEGEYTEFRSATQTSAGFDHARQLARKAHGDSGRLLKKRFVLEDVLGEGGMGLVYKARDLRKVEAEDRNPYIAVKVLGQNFKDHPQAFVSLQQEAVKSQKLAHPNIVTVHDFDRDGDTIFMTMELLKGDPLDSLLRLEAPFSKEVALRYFNDLCAGLDYAHKRGLIHSDFKPGNIFVTTGGTVKILDFGIARAASKGALSHDYDAGELGALTPPMPPSKWLTANPQASATTSMRWPVCFISCSPANIPTTARVQQTRRPQT
- a CDS encoding HAD family hydrolase; this translates as MELVVFDLDGTLLDSGSRISPYTRDTLRLLAQRGIAYTVATGRTLHAARDILHGHGFQLPQIYKNGVMIWCPQATSYSHTRFLTQTEIQHVLEAVMAQQLTPFIFALGPDGQHAIYHTPLRSDVERRLAGEFGTRADLAVLPAEQMPADMDIANISALGPAELIDAIALKVAPEQGLVAYSGTALEGAQLKWIDIHHSDASKGSAVTLLREQLGVSKVLCFGDSDNDLSMFELADECYAPENARNEIKAAASAVIGHHDEDGIARFLRQRFALPGAR
- a CDS encoding HIT family protein produces the protein MPELHPQLLADCHLLGETPGGTLLLARNAALHWLILVPNSSEQDLLDLPPAMLQQVLAECQRLAVYLKQSLGYPKVNFAALGNVVPQLHLHLVGRHENDPCWPQPVWGNLPAGPDWSETELEGLRRELVGNQ